TTTGTAGCTTATTATTAAGCTTTATTAACTGGAGGAGGAGCATGAACTAATCAACAGTATAACAAAtggtctctctttctctgttagCTGTCCCTGCCAAGACTGAGGCTAAGTCAAAGGCTCTGAAGGCCAAAAAGGCTGTGCTCAAGGGCGTACACagccagaggaagaagaaaatcagGACTTCTCCCACCTTCCGTCGCCCCAAAACCCTTCGTCTCCGCAGGCAGCCCAAGTATCCTCGCAAGAGTGCTCCTCGCAGGAACAAGTGAGTTACAGTGACGGCATGCTGCTGCAAACTGCAGGTTTAAACCTGGTGCACATGATGGTTATAGCGATCAAAGTATGAAAGAGCATGATTCCAGCTTTACAAACTACTGATGCAcctaaacaaaacattttaacatgtttttttagtgAAGAACATTAAGCAAGTGCATGTATTGAGGGAAGTGTGAGCGCTTTGGCTTAGTTTTCGTCTTCTTCAATAGGTTGGACCACTATGCCATCATCAAGTTCCCCTTGACGACAGAGTCCGCCATGAAGAAGATCGAGGACAACAACACCCTTGTGTTCATCGTGGATGTCAAGGCAAACAAGCACCAGATCAAACACGCAGTCAAGAAGCTGTACGACATCGACGTCGCCAAAGTCAACACTCTGATCAGGTAGAAGCCTTAACCCAGACTGCGCTGAGTGCCAGTTTCATCTTGTTCTGTTTGGAAATGAATTGCTGGAGTGATTAGTGCACTATTTTGTGTGCACTTTTAATGGGACGTTCTTGATTGAAGACAGAACAGTGATCAGTGACAGGTTGGCTCACTGTAACATGTAATCAGGTCTATATTTGTAGAACTGCTTCATTGCAGAACTTAATGCCTTTCCATACATTTCATGTGGTGTTACGATCATGTCAAGTCTCCCATTGTAAATATGAACATCATAAATTTTCTTTAGCACCTTCCACtcattgtgtctgttgtgttccTATGTTCAGGCCTGATGGTGAGAAGAAGGCGTACGTTCGTCTCGCGCCAGATTATGATGCGTTAGATGTTGCAAACAAGGTGAGTTTTAGTTATTTAACAGAGtaaagaggttttttttctgaaagctcGTCCATAATATAGTGGTTGTATTCTGCTTGAGAAGTTATCAATCCTGTGCAAGTGATGTAAACTTTTATTTGATCTGAATGTTTGTGATGCATTCAAAGGAACCACTGATGCCAGGCAGTGCAGTCACAGGTGTATTCACTCTGGTAACGATCATTGTCTAATCTGTGTCCTCTTTTTCTTCACAGATTGGCATCATCTAAACTGTGGCAGAAGAGACTTGTGGAAGAATAAAATATTTGTATAAACTAAAACTGATTCCGTGTCCTTGTGAGTTGTCTTGACGCATGGATACAGTCAATAAATTAGGAATTAAGCATGATACTGAGAAGGGGGGAAAAGTTCCCAGCAGCTAACAGATACGTGCATAGAATCATACAGAACAAGTCCTGCtaataaaattaatttaaaaattaGGGTAACAGATGTGGAGTCTTAGTGCCAAGTTTATTAACATTGTTCTGACATTCACCATCTTTtacaatttcaaaataaaacgggATAATGATCCAAAGCAAAAGTTTGGATGCTCTGCATGGTCAGTACTTAGAAACACCCCCTGTGGCCAGAGTCACAGCTTGTTCAGGCTTTTTGTAAAGACCTTCAGGTGTATGTGGGTGATTTTTGCTCATTCTTCCTGCAGAAGTTTTCTAGTTCTATCACCTTCTTGGGCCGTCTTGCCTGCACTGCTCTTTGAGGACTGTCCAGATTTTCTATGATGTTTAGGTTGGGGTTCTGTGAGGGTCTCGCTAGAACCTTCGGCTTGTGCTTCTACACACTTGGCTAATCACAGGAACAGAAACTCTCACCAGGAGTACTCAAACTCCTGCATGCCACTGTGTGCACTGAGAAATACATGAGCAGTAGATGAAATAGTatctttttttggtttgtttgttttgtgagaAAATGACAATATGCCTCATTACATTTACGGTTTATTACTTAGTAAAGTGGTGAAAGTGCTGTTAGAATTTTGAAAATTAACTTTTCCCAGTTTGAGTTTCTCAAGATATACAAGAAGCTGACAAAGATTAACAAGCCAGAAGCCCTGCGGTACAAATCAAGTTCACAGAGCCTggtttttgaaacatgttgatgtAACTTGGATAATAATTGCGTGTTTTGGGATTAATCAACACCTCAGGTCACAATTAGACATCTGTAGCTGCTTGTACTTGCTGACACTCTAAAAGCTTAATGAACACTTTCTTCAAACCTctaatagtaaaaaaaaaaaagattcggCCTtaaacatatttactgcagagctgctgttagaCACTTTCAAAGAAGTCGTGTTACTATAATACAATCTTGTGTTTAGAAACAATCATTTATTGAAGTAGTACATGTGTTCAGTTTAATgcattgattattgattatattATGGGATTTGTCATGAAAAATAGCATGGTACCAGTTTCAAACATTCATCCAGCCCAAATTATAAAAGCATGTGTGAAAATCAGAGATTAAATAAGAAATTAACCTGAAGGCCATACTGTAGTTTTACATGTTAATCAGGTATGGTTATGTGTGCTTTATCTGGTTATTTAGATAAATGATGCAGAAGCTTTATGACACTTTAAATGTCTTTCAATAAACAAAGGGATAAGTGACCAGATTAGGGGGGAAAAATAGATGCACAACAACCTTCCTGCTCTTTCCAATAAATATAGATTTATATCATATTGCTTACATTCAATCACATTGTTGTGACACGAGAGTGAGGGAAGGCGGCTCGCAGCCTCCTTGGTTATGAGAGGAAGGTTCGGACTGTGCCTTTGACCAGGCCTCTGCAAATTGGGCACTTTCGCAGTGAAGGCGCGCACTCTTTGCACACCACCAGGTGTCCGCATGGGATGAAGACAATGTTGACTTCTTTATCCATGCACACCTTGCAGGTACGCTCCTCCTGCAGGCGCCGCAGCTGCTCCTCCATGGGGAGgtctgcagaaagaaaaaaaaagattaatttcTCCAAGTCCAACATCGCTCCACACAGTAAATGTTTTAAGTAACATTTACTTTTAGGAATCTTTCATGGGGCTGATTTTAAGTAAAAGCTTCACAGTTAAGCATAAAACATAAAGCTGGCAGGACAGAAAGCTCTGCATGAGGCTCAGGTGAGTCTTAATACCTGAGAGGTCTTGGCTTGGTGATGCAGCTTCATTTGATTgggctgaaaatgtgaaagacaaCATGTAGTTAGGCtttaatgaacaaatgaaagaatttTGCACCTCTCCAGAGCTCCTTTATGCTTAAGTGTTTTTCAGGTCAGATGAGCGCAGTCAGAAAGTCTTTGGTGTCAGTGGGAAAGACATACCCATGAGATCTCTCAACAGGTGGACATCATTTTTCTGGATCCAGTTGCGGAAGACCTCTGCCGCAGCGTTTCCCTTGGTGAGGACGAGCTCTATCAGCCTGGCGGTTTGCTGCTGAGCCGACGTCTGAGCCTTGAGACCGCTGTACTCCTCTGTAGCTGCAGTTAACAGGGAAGAAAAGTCACTCTCAGTCGAGAGGTTTCTGAACTCTaggtgctgcagctgaacagtAAAGTCAGCACCTCAGTTACTCTGCAAAATATCAGTTTGCTGAATAATCGCTTactaagaaaaaaatgaatgctgCATCCTGAAGTAAAAGATGTGCCAGCAGTTATTCAAATTTAAAACTTACATAACACATTTTGCTCTCTTAAATGCTCCAGCACTGGCTCGACGCTTTTCAGACGCTGGATCAACGCTGCCTGGTGCCTTTTCACAAAGGTGAAACCATCTGAAACAAAAGGGGAACGTTTCCATCATGGTCTTCACATGTTGCAAGTGGCTTCGACTTATGCGATTGTGACCCCCCACAGTTGTTCAGACCAATCAACTGCTGGCAGCTACAGCCGGGAGTGGTTTAGATGTGATGATAGTGCGACCGTTTCCTCCTAAAGAGGTTAGCCTagatgctgctatagcatcagAACTGGAGAGTGTTTCTTCACTCaaagaaaagttgttttttttaaaagtgctcgcccttttccaaacagcttCCATGATGACTTCCAGATTGTTGTCTAACAAACCATCTGTTTGTCATGTTACATCAAATATTCACTGACTGTACAACTAACAGTGGACTTGGTGATCGTAACACATCGCAGAGATATCCatattttcactgtcagctgtACCTGACGCCATCGCCTCCGCCAGCATCTCtcgctcctcttccctcttctggTCCTCTGCACTCAGCAGGTCTGAAACCAGCTCCTGGACTGTCCTGTAGTTCTCTCCACTGGTCAGGATCTTGCTCTGGACTGTTTGTTTGACTAGACTGCGCTCAAAACCCATCTCTAACGCAGACTTAATCACAGGGGTGTTCATCATGACAGCGTCCTCAGACCGCTCCTCTCCAGGACCGAGATGAAccactgagaggaggagagagcagaaacGTCAGGCTGGATGATGTGACATCAACTACAAGTCCCACAGTCTGACAGGGACGCAACAAATTTTAATAGATAGAAGAAGACAGGCAAgagttttgctgacctctgctaTGATGTTAAACAACAGAAGACAACACATGAGCTAAAATGCAGTTTGTTATATACACCTTGTTGTGTTGTATAGAGCGTACAGATCATTTCCAAAACTCTtgcaaaaaaaatcacttgattttacagtttcaaaCTCACCAGGTGGATCCACAAACTCTCTGGAGCTGCTGTCTCCATTTGTTAAAAGCTTTTGagggagaaaacagaaaaaaaagcattttaaataacctgttctgtgcaaaaaaaagaaagaaaagaatcgATTTTCATGCCGCTCTCTACTGACCTGCTCGAACAGGCGAGGGAAGCGAGCCTGGATCTGGTGGACAAACTCTTGTCCCTTCTCCTGGAGCAAATATTCACACCTGCAGTTAACCAGAtacatgaacagaaatgttCATATTAACGATACCCTACACATGTTAACAGACAGTCAACGACGGCTTCATGGACTACAGCATTTACCGAGGAAACCATTTAGCATGTTCCACCCAAGGATCGTCTCCAGACTCCCAGCAGCGCAGGCCTCCATCGCAGCAGAAACACTTGACATCATCGTTACGACCTTGGAGGAAACAAAGAGCTCTCAGTGTCACAGCTGGTTTTAGGGGatttcaggggaaaaaaaaaaaaaaaagccgatTCTGATAGAGATGACTGTCTGAAACTGTTACGTGTTtgtttctcatctcatctcttttCCTTGAAACCTTCAGTAGAGGACCGATCACATGAGAAGGCAATATTTAGCATTAACATCAAATCATGGCGTCACACTTTTAACCAGGAGTCCCTAAACTTTCCAGCTCAGatgaaaacaggacaaataCTTGTCTGCAGTGGACACCCCCAACACGGGGGAAATACTCTAACTGGTATTAAAACTGCTGCAAGGAAGGGAAAACAAGTTACTTAATTCGAGTCTTTCATCCGAACATTATGAATACATTCTGTGTCTGACTTTCAGGGCATTTTAACTGAAAGTGCTTTTTAGTATCAATTTTGTtttaggaaaataaaaataaggacTCTCAATACTCTTCAGGTACTTACTGTAAAAAGATAAAACTATTCAGATGTTTAAATACTCAAACATTgcacaatgtgtgttttttccccatGAAAGGGCCAAGCAGTTTttgattttatatattttctccTTAAGTCTCCTAAAACCTGCAGAAATGGACTTTTCTGAGCAGCATTCACTTTCTTTTGGAGTTGTCTTTTgtgccacctgatgaatgtaagtccaagaTTTGCCCTCCTTCGAGCTGCTCCTGATCATGATTTTGCTATCGTTGAATTCTGCATCTCTTTAACACTGCCCTTACCTACATAGTAGAATCCAGCTTTAGCCAGCTGGTCGGGTCTGACGGGGATACGAGACGGCCAGTTGACGAAGGTGAGCAGCCTCTCTTCGCTCTGCTGCATGGCAGGGTTAGACACATTACTGAGGGCTGAGGCTCCTGCAGACAGCTGAGAAGTTACTCCTCCAGATGCTCCTCCTGCCAGCGACACGTTGTCAGCCCTGTCCCCCCGCACAAAGCGACAGTTTGGATAATGCCTCTGGTGTTCGGACACGGCTCTGTCACCTGGTTCCCAGTTACTCAACTGCAAAtatgaagaaaagaaataaaaaataaacagcttGACACACACTTAGTCTGAATGGTGCTGCCTTCTGTCAGCCAAATGTTTATAATAAACCCTCTTTGTCATCCCTGTGATCATACACACCTGTCCTCCGCAGCTGAAGCAGGCCACTCTGTCACCCTGGCCCAGGTAGTAGAAGCCCGCCTTGGCGAGCTCAGCGGGAGTAATAATGGAGAGCGTCCAGGGCTGGAAGGAGTCCAGGCGGTCCTGCTCTCTGCGCATGCTGGGGTTGTGGCATGTTGGTCTCTGGTGGGACATGTCCTCTACACCACGAGAGCTAAGTGGGCTGGAGGGTGGTGGAGCAGAGAAGCCCATGTTTAGGTAGCCAACTGGCTCTTCGCCTTGGCTTGCTGTTGGGTTAGGAGCAGCTGGGCCCGGACCAGAAAGctagaagaaaaagaagcaaaatatTAAGAAGTTATCAGGTATAGGTGTGCTCTCTGTCAAAAACACATTCtgtcatcaaaaataaaactaatttgtTTTTGAGAAACTTACTGGTATGGCTGGGGCAATGCGGAGCGGCGAGAAGGCagagtgtgaggaggagagcaggtTGGCTGTAGATGGGAGGCTCTGGatgaaggagcaggagggagagagctgtctgtgtttctctgttggACAGTCTCCAGCTTGCCAGCCCTCTGCCGTCACATTACACCTGAAACACTGCACACGGTCGCCCACACCAGTGTAGAACCAGCCTGCCCTCGCCAGGCTTCGCTCTGTCACTCCTGAAGTTGGGAATCGTGCGAAGGTAGAGATGCGGAAGAGCTCTGGCGATGAAAAGGACATATTAATACATTTCCTTCAGATTAGAACATAAATACAAAGATAAAttcaaataaatctaaaatctCACAAACCTGAGGAGTTATCATACTGCAGGTCAGGTGGAGCCCCGTTGCGACACAACCCCATCAAAAACTGGTTGTTTTTGAGTTGAACAAGAGTGTCCATTTGTGGATTTAAGTAGAGCAATATAAAGGCAAAAGAGATGTCCTTCAAAAGGGAGAGGGGTTTGAGAAAACCCAAGGtctcgctctttctctttctctctctctcacacacacacacacacacacacacacacacacacacacactcacttactCACTCACACATAGACAGATGATAGTAAAATAGATCAGGAGATCAGGGGCTGAGGAGGCGGAGGGTGAAGTCAAATCACAAGACAGtaacagtggaaatgaaagtgaagtTTGGCTAAGTGTGAAACTTAGAAACCCCAGAAGAAGCAaaactaccaccaccaccatcatcatcatcacatggTACCGGACACACACTGAATGAGCTGCCAAGATGTTCACCTGTCATCTGTTTCCTTCAAACATTTGATTCCCTGCATACAGCCCATTCTTCACACCTGGATCTACTTTATCTGTATCTAGCAGGGAGTGCTACCTCTGACCATTTCACTGCTGACACTTCAGTATTTCTTTTTACAGTTCCAGTGAATGTGCATCCAACAAAATACATCctgtgcagtaaaaaaaaaaagaaaaaaggattaACAATTTCAAACGCTGTAATTAAAATACATCCTCAAATCATTAATCTGAATATCACGCTGTGGTCAGATCACCCAGGATCAGTAAACACTTTATCATCTTGGATCTTTAGCACAGACATGTCTAACATATGATTGAACAGTTCAAACTTAAACATGTGGTATGTGACTATGTGTACAAACATTACAAATTAAAGAAATGTCTCAGGCACGCACAtacgagcgcacacacacacacacacacacacacacacacacagaccaaggGATATGTGCTCTCAAACCCCTCCCCCCATCTCGGACATCCCTTTTGTAGGTGTCTAGGCTTCCATAATTGAATAGTAAAAAACCAATAAGAAAATTTTAATCCTCCTTTGGTAAGGATAATGGAGGTCCCTCCTTAGTTTAAGGACAGCAGGACCTatagaaggaaaaacaaaacattgaatTGTGTTGTTGTAGAAATTATTCCTAGAAGTTTTTAACCTCTTTAAGCCTTAGTAACTCATACATCATTTGGCTCCTGACAATAAACAGACTTTTATGGGGAAAATCACGGGAGTGCCCCTTTAACAACACTTCCCAATTAATTTCCTATTGACCAACCAATCAGTTGTTCGCGATATAAATAATTTCGGAACTAAAGGTGGTCATTACGTGACTTTTCCAGTCTGGAAAGGTTAGGTACTTTCCTCAGCACACAGATGCGTCACATAAATGACACAGttgtccacttcctgttttagcTCTAGCCTTGTTATGTTGAGGTTTAATTCAGCtatagctaacgttagctgtgcCGTTTAATGTTTAGAAGGAACCTGGATCAATCTGAAATAGGTTCTGGCAATCaagttttaattaaaacatacaaatagTAAACATCTGCCGAATGACATGACATTCAACGCCCAACACAAACCAGTTTGATAACATCGGCGGACATTAGCTCGCTAACGCTAGCCGCTGCTAACGCTAATAACAGTCAAACTTTCCTCGGCTCGTGAGTTTGTGCAGCacaactgtgaaaaaaagataaaatagcCTGATGCgagtgacacaaacacacgagaCAAAGCCTAAAGCACCTCAGCACCATGTCCTTTCACACTCACCGTTCCGTAATTCAGTCGGTACGGAAAGTCCCAGTATCCTGGAAACCTCTCGTCTGAGACACTGCCGCCTCTTGCTGCTTCCGGTTaccaaagaaatgaaaatggaacagaaaaatgtaaataaagatgaGAAATCCCTCAGGTAAACTCAGCCCCCCAGCCTGCAGGCGGCATCTCAGGGCTAAAAAGTGCCCATATTTAGATGAATTGCATATCATACAAACATATATCAGAACTGGTCTGTTGTGAATTTGGGATGTTATTTTACAAATGCGGTAAATACTGTGAATAGAAAAAGAAGACTAACACTGAAACTACACTGAAACCACCTTATTTTGTACCTGTTAAACCCATGTTTTGTAATAATCTACATATTAAATACAACCTTATATATCAACCATATTCTCCTGTTAACAGAACattttattgattaaaaaaataaatgaaaatctctttttgttgtttcaaaGTTACACTAAACAATTCCAGCCACATATAGAAAGCTATTAAACTTCAACTGTCTTAAATGAATATGTGAATGTCTAAACAGATCATAACTTCATAcaaaaattaattcattaaaattAACATATCTTTAAACATTCTTTAAATGTACAGACATTTTTGATATATAACAGCGCTTACACTGACACTGCCTGCAACAATCTCTCAAAAGTCAAACACATATAAGGTCATTTGTAGATCACATTATATTATGTTAAAATAATGGATAATGAATTTTATAAAAAGGTAAGACTTACACAGAGGCCTTGTTGAAGTCAGAGGTTTAATACACTGTGAGCCACACAAAGGCATCACTTCAGTGGCTTCCTTTCCTATGTGGTATTTCCCCAGACTTCCACGTTATAACCACTCCCCTCGCAGTGATGTGTCAGGTAGGCCTCACAGTGCTCAATGTGTGTCATGACCTCGGGCTTTTCTCATCCCACATAATTCATTGATGACTGATTTGTTCAACCCGTTACTTCTTCTTTTGTGTAAAAGTACCTGTAATTTTTTCAGAAATTTTCTACCGTGCCCCCTCAAGGGTGAAGTTCAGGTAATTTTTCATCACTGAGCTTTTGGATTGTATTTAATGAGGACGCTCCAAAACAGGCATACAAGGAAACAATACATTCAAATGTTTAATGAAATAGGAATGCCAGGACACTTGACTGTGTGATGATTATGCTACACTAAAGTTGATCATTTTCATCAAGTATTTacatattaaaaaatgtttttcatattaTATATTAGAGATTAAAGGTTTTAATGACTCTATGCATGGGTGCCttatattactgttattatacCTGGATTTTATCCATTCACAATACGAAAAAAACGACACAAATCTGGACTCCATTCAGCTAAGTGCCACTCCCTGCCACACTCAGCTGACACCCCTGAAGTTAAATGAACATATTGTTTAAACAGAAACACGAACACAATAGAAACCCGTTGTCCGGTGAACACATCGTGGTGTAGTTTGACACCCACACCACTGATAATCCACGCAAGACACATTAACTAGAAACTACCACTTGAAGTTGTATTTAAAAGTTTATTAAAACAGAAACTCCTTTTAAATGATTACAGTGAGAGTAAGaagaaatatatttatataaagcACATGCATAAAAAGGTATAAAACAAGGCTGATTGCCTCCAAACTCTCTGTAAATGGGATAATAAACATCAGTATATGTAACATACACAGCAAGGGTCATGCATGCTAAGATAAATAATAGGCTAGGTAGTGTGTTGCATTATGTGTATGAACAGTAAGTCGCTTCAGGCCCGTGGTACtctaattaaaaagaaaaagattagGTGACTTGGCTCTTTATGTTGGGCTGTTGTGAATGAAAGTCTTTAGCTATCTATGtgctgtgtgtatatatatgaaGGTGGTTAGAAGAAATGCTCTCACCAATAATTAACAGCTTCAAATTCAGATAAAGTATAAGCACACTGCAGAAACAACCCAGCAGATAAAAAACAGAGTATATACTTATTATATAGTTTAACTAAACATGGAGAATTACAGAACTCCCCTTGCTGACGATTGCCTTCTGTATTAGAGCACCAGATAGCACTTGCAGTTACAATAAAATACACCAAGAACAGAGTATTCGCAATTAGTATGTTGCTAGTACGCAGCTGTTTCAAAGAGGAAAActggagccacacacacacagaggaaacaaaaactcTACAGAGTGGATGCAAACTGATATCTTAATGGCACTGATCCGGATTATTTCTGAAGGATTACATCTCTGATGTTGCATGTTTTAGTCTATTTAcaacaaatcacacacatgTTACATCACAGCCTCGGTGTTTTTTCTATACATATGTCCATACGTATAAAAAAATCTATTAGCAGGGTCTTGAAACTTCCTTCTGTTGTGCAATTTGTAGCTGCAAACTGACTTTGAAATGAGTCATTCATAAATATTAAGAGATAGAGGGGATTTGAGTTTACTGTGTTTGGAATTCGGTTAGAAAAATCCAGAAATTTTGCTGGGTTGTATTGAAAAATGGACATTCAAGGTTCTTACATGCCAATGGATTTAAATGAagatgtgttttcctgttttgaaaAGGTGAATGTAATATTAGGCTGTATTTCTGGTCATTAATACTTCTCTTGAtgaagatgtgttttttgtttttttggatgaAATGTGGTTTTTATACATGCTATCTAGGGTGATCAATCAGGCAAATGGAAACAGGAAATTGCGTCAGATATCACGCAGATGAAGGAAGATAGCTGAACATTTGGTGAATAGAACATGGTGTGCTGGAGAAAAGTTGTGCAACATGTTTGTATTTCAATGGACTTGCACTGAAGCTTACACTGGTCTGCACCTCACTGTGTGCGTGTTCACAGAGTAAGAAATAATTCATGACAGTGAGCATCAGGTGTTATCATTGTGTGGTAATGCACTGTTTAATCAATCTGCACTTTTATTGCATCACCATGTCATATTAATGCAAGGCTGTTCACAGTGCATGATGTCGCAACTCAAGCAAGTTTCAAGAGCCTGCTCATTGATTTTGGAAATTAATGGAGGACAACAGATGCCTGAAATGGTCAGAAAAGCGTATCTGAAAAGCTAAATTAAAAAATGGCCTGCAAAAGGATCAAGCGTAGATGATTTGTAGAGCTAAAACTTGAAAATGTGGCTGAGACTGTTGCTGGttttatgtgtttctgtggggAAAAGGAATAAGGAATTAACCAGTTAAATCTCAAAATTGATGACTGATTAATTGAACACTTTTCATTTAGATTTGAGAGCTGTACTAGCACTGATGAGTGGAAAGTACTGAAATCTCTGCTAAGTAGAGAAAACGTCCAGGCACTGATGGCAACGACGGCACCATATCGTAAACTAAGGGCAGACATAATATTACAACTGTACAATATAATGCAATCCAATAAATCAAATCTCCAATAAATACCACATTTGTGAAGCTTATGTTCAATGCTGGAGTGGACAAAATGACACACTTTACAATAAAATGCAATCCAACAACACAAACTACAACACGGTTTAACAAAACCTGAATATGAGTAACTTCAAAAAAGGTGATTTTACATGCTGTGAGGtttcctgcagtgttttagaGCACAGGTGGGCTAAGGCAAAGAATTAACCCACTTTAAGAGAATAGCACTTGAAACTCAAGCAGAAAGAGCACACAGCAAAGGCCAGATATCTGGTTTGGGTTTTGCTTAGGCTGTTGACCTTAATTAATCTGATGTGTCATGGTTACGGTTTCCTGGGGGAAACCCTGTATTGTGTTAGATTGCATTATactgaacatgtgttcatttacTGAAAACATCCTCTGTATATTCCAGCGCTCCTAAAAACAGACTTTACTGTTGTTTTAGTGTCCAAAGTTACGACACCTCTACATGCTGGCACCGGCATGTAGCCTTTGTTTCTCTAAATGTGAAGGCTTGGATTTGTTAGGAATGAGGCGTTCACTGTGACCAAAGATAAAGCTTCTCCCCCCTCAACGTAATTTTCATAAAACCTCAAACGTATTGCaagttttaacagtttttttgGCTTGTGAGTATTTTGACTGACCGTTTCTGAAGTTAAATGGGACTCTTGTTAGTGTTCTTCATCCTCCGCTGGCTCACCACAAGGGTGCATCCTCGGCCCCCTGATGCCTCTGTGTAGCACTGCTTCCATAACCTTTGATGAGTCTTTTTCTGAGCGCAGTTTTGGTTTTAGGGAGCCAGTGTAGTGTTAATAAGATCGATTCTTAGATTCATCTCTTGCTCTCAGTTCTTAACATTACATTTCGGACGACTGTGTGCATTAAAATCACAAATTACAGGCTGCTTAGAGGTAGTCGCACTACATGTTGCTCCCACAAGCTAAATGAAGTAAAATAGATATGATATCTTCTGTTACTGTTAAATATCTTCAGAACAACTTTTACGTCATTCTAACATGTCTTTTTTCATCTAACTTCTACATACAAACTTCGTCGACTTGacactgtgtttttaaatgttttctgcaAACAGGATCACCCAAGTGGggataataaaataaatctgtgtTCTAAAATTAGCCATGATGCATTTTACAGAGACATGGGGAGCATCATCTAAAGCTGATGACTAAGAGGGAAGGGGTGTCTCTAATATATGGATGCTCCATCATGCATCTGTATAAAACCAGGCCCAGAAAAGAGGAGAATACCAGCGGCTTACCACCGTCTGTAGAgtcagggtttgttttttttcattcctcaGGGTGCGAGTAGTGT
This region of Chaetodon trifascialis isolate fChaTrf1 chromosome 16, fChaTrf1.hap1, whole genome shotgun sequence genomic DNA includes:
- the rpl23a gene encoding large ribosomal subunit protein uL23, encoding MHYTAGNPVLSSFLNMAPKVKKEAVPAKTEAKSKALKAKKAVLKGVHSQRKKKIRTSPTFRRPKTLRLRRQPKYPRKSAPRRNKLDHYAIIKFPLTTESAMKKIEDNNTLVFIVDVKANKHQIKHAVKKLYDIDVAKVNTLIRPDGEKKAYVRLAPDYDALDVANKIGII
- the birc2 gene encoding baculoviral IAP repeat-containing protein 2; amino-acid sequence: MDTLVQLKNNQFLMGLCRNGAPPDLQYDNSSELFRISTFARFPTSGVTERSLARAGWFYTGVGDRVQCFRCNVTAEGWQAGDCPTEKHRQLSPSCSFIQSLPSTANLLSSSHSAFSPLRIAPAIPLSGPGPAAPNPTASQGEEPVGYLNMGFSAPPPSSPLSSRGVEDMSHQRPTCHNPSMRREQDRLDSFQPWTLSIITPAELAKAGFYYLGQGDRVACFSCGGQLSNWEPGDRAVSEHQRHYPNCRFVRGDRADNVSLAGGASGGVTSQLSAGASALSNVSNPAMQQSEERLLTFVNWPSRIPVRPDQLAKAGFYYVGRNDDVKCFCCDGGLRCWESGDDPWVEHAKWFPRCEYLLQEKGQEFVHQIQARFPRLFEQLLTNGDSSSREFVDPPVVHLGPGEERSEDAVMMNTPVIKSALEMGFERSLVKQTVQSKILTSGENYRTVQELVSDLLSAEDQKREEEREMLAEAMASDGFTFVKRHQAALIQRLKSVEPVLEHLREQNVLSTEEYSGLKAQTSAQQQTARLIELVLTKGNAAAEVFRNWIQKNDVHLLRDLMAQSNEAASPSQDLSDLPMEEQLRRLQEERTCKVCMDKEVNIVFIPCGHLVVCKECAPSLRKCPICRGLVKGTVRTFLS